In one Hemiscyllium ocellatum isolate sHemOce1 chromosome 27, sHemOce1.pat.X.cur, whole genome shotgun sequence genomic region, the following are encoded:
- the LOC132828681 gene encoding zinc finger protein 271-like — protein MEGKGAAHTGEKPYTCSECGRGFSQSSDLLRHKRCHTGEKPYTCPECGRAFSQSSDLSEHQCSHTGQKPWKCGDCGKGFIYPSQLETHRRSHTGERPFICSTCGKGFTESSNLFQHQRVHTGERPFSCSECGKGFTVSSELLRHQRVHTGERPFTCSECGKGFTVSSDLLRHQRVHTGEWPFTCSECGKGFTVSSHLLQHQRVHTGEKPFTCSTCWKGFTASSQLRTHQRVHTGEWLVTCSECGKGFTQSSHLLKHQRVHTGERPFTCSECGKGFTQSAHLLQHQRVHTGERPFTCSECGKGFTQSSNLLQHQRVHTRERPFTCSECGKGFTQSSSLLTHQRVHTREKPFTCSECGKGFTVSSDLLQHQRVHTGEKPFTCSTCGKGFTKSSNLLKHQRVHTGEKPFTCSECGKAFTQSSHLLKHQRVHTGERPFTCSECGKGFTVSSDVLRHQRVHQ, from the coding sequence ATGGAAGGAAAGGGCGCcgctcacactggagagaagccgTACACATGTTCGGAGTGCGGTCGAGGCTTCAGCCAGTCGTCCGACCTGTTAAGGCACAAGCGCtgccacactggggagaaaccgtACACGTGTCCCGAGTGTGGGCGAGCCTTCAGCCAGTCATCCGACCTGTCCGAACATCAGTGCAGTCACACCGGGCAGAAACCGTGGAAGTGCGgggactgtgggaagggattcatttACCCGTCACAGCTGGAGAcccatcggcgcagtcacaccggcgagaggccgttcatctgctccacgtgcgggaagggcttcactgAGTCATCCAACCTGTTCCAACACCAGCGAgtgcacaccggggagaggcccttcagctgctccgAATGTGGGAAGGGTTTCACGGTGTCATCTgagctgctgaggcaccagcgggtccacaccggggagaggcccttcacctgctccgaatGTGGGAAGGGTTTCACGGTGTCATCcgacctgctgaggcaccagcgggtccacaccggggagtggccattcacctgctctgaatGTGGGAAGGGTTTCACGGTgtcatcccacctgctccaacaccagcgggtccacaccggggagaagccattcacctgctccacgTGCTGGAAGGGATTCACTGCCTCTTCCCAACTCCGgacgcaccagcgggtccacaccggggagtggCTGGTTACCTGCTCggagtgcggcaagggcttcactcaGTCATCCCACCTGCTCaaacaccagcgggttcacaccggggagaggccattcacctgctcggagtgcggcaagggcttcactcaGTCAGCCCACCTCCTccagcaccagcgggtccacaccggggagcggccgttcacctgctcggagtgcggcaagggcttcactcaGTCATCCAACCTGCTCCAACACCAGCGAGtgcacaccagggagaggcccttcacctgctccgaatgtgggaagggcttcactcAGTCATCCAGCCTGCTCACacaccagcgagtccacaccagggagaagccattcacctgctccgaaTGTGGGAAGGGTTTCACGGTGTCGTCCGACCTGCTCcaacaccagcgggtccacaccggggagaagccattcacctgctccacgtgcgggaagggattcactaAGTCATCCAACCTGCTCaaacaccagcgggtccacaccggggagaagcctTTCACCTGCTCGGAGTGCGGCAAGGCCTTCACTCAGTCATCCCACCTGCTCaaacaccagcgggttcacaccggggagaggcccttcacctgctccgaatGTGGCAAGGGTTTCACGGTGTCGTCCGACGTGCTGAGGCACCAGCGCGTTCACCAGTAA